The genome window ATAACGAGTTCTACGGCGTTTTTGGTCGCGCATCGGCCTTGTCGCCTTCACACAGCGCGAGGCTGACGCAGCTTTTCCTCCAATTGCAGAACTCACGGTTTTTTCTTTTTTTACGCGACGGCATCAGCCGTTTCTACAGCCGTTCGGTGCAGCGGCCCTCCGAGCGTCCCGCGAACACCCTTATGAGTCTGATGGCCAAAGACACAGAGATCCTTCTCGATAGTCCGATAGTTTCTGAAACCGCGCAGCAATTTAGAAAAAACCTAACGCTGATGTGCCGCCTTGCACAAAAGCGGGGCGTTCCGATTGTTTTTTGTACGCTGGTCGATAATCTGAAGGATCTGCCGCCGTTTGCCTCGAAAAACCGTTCCGACCTTTTCCCAAGAGATTCTTTACAGTGGGCAGAAAAAATGCGCTTGGGGGATAAGCTGCAGAAAACCGGTCAGTTCGTAGAAGCGGCAAAAGCTTACCGTCGCGCCTTGGCCGTAGATTCGAGCGCGGCGCTCATCCGTTTCAAGTTGGCGCAATGCCTATTTGAATTAGGTGATTATCAAGAAGCTGCAAAGCATTTTTCAGCTGCCAAAGATCTGGACGTCGTTCGTTTCCGCGCTCCCTCGAGCTTTAATGCGATCATTCGACAAGTTACTGATGAAAAGCACGTGTCTTTGGCTGACTGTTTTGAAGCTTTTGCCCGCCGTTCGCCGGGCGGCATCATGGGAAAAGAACTTTTGCTCGAGCATGTTCATCCGAACCTGAGCGGGCACTACTTGATTGCCGAAACGATCGCTGAAGCGCTGATCGATAGTCGGATTCTCGGACCGGCGGCAAGCACAAGTCCTGCTAAAAGCATTGACGAATATTTGCAGCAATGTCGGCTTACGATTTTAGACCACGAGATCGTGCAATATTCTCTTTTTCGTTTGACCTCGAACTGGCCGTTTTCGACGAATGAACAATCGCATGTTTACCAAAGAGTCGGCAATCCCCGCACGGAAGCTTTGGCGCGGCAGCTTGTCGATGAAGGCAAGTCGAATTGGGTCGAGCTGCATCTTGTTTACGGCAG of candidate division KSB1 bacterium contains these proteins:
- a CDS encoding tetratricopeptide repeat protein: MKTKKIIFTAILWLLPFLFLACLEGVLQIIRYGGNRDLFVLQKSGSISEYVLNENFTRRYFFQKGIKTPVPLSQRFLAVKDASTRRIFCLGESTTQGFPYPPNGAYPFILQNILTDYYPDKKIEVLNCGITGITSHCVLDMEREILDKYRPDVLVIYTGHNEFYGVFGRASALSPSHSARLTQLFLQLQNSRFFLFLRDGISRFYSRSVQRPSERPANTLMSLMAKDTEILLDSPIVSETAQQFRKNLTLMCRLAQKRGVPIVFCTLVDNLKDLPPFASKNRSDLFPRDSLQWAEKMRLGDKLQKTGQFVEAAKAYRRALAVDSSAALIRFKLAQCLFELGDYQEAAKHFSAAKDLDVVRFRAPSSFNAIIRQVTDEKHVSLADCFEAFARRSPGGIMGKELLLEHVHPNLSGHYLIAETIAEALIDSRILGPAASTSPAKSIDEYLQQCRLTILDHEIVQYSLFRLTSNWPFSTNEQSHVYQRVGNPRTEALARQLVDEGKSNWVELHLVYGSELAAADQFEPAEAEFLAALTMYPAAAAYDCLGRLYLRLTESAYRDEKDYRRADYYFKRGLSVYREALQRYADDLEMNMNYALLLLMRADYAEAAEKQLRRVIELAPAHLNAHKLLIELLLRRQNSAQAEALIQQALEHFPREGRFYTDLALLEMQKGNLAAAVTCLEKAARLGDKEKAEKLLRMLRR